One genomic region from Apteryx mantelli isolate bAptMan1 chromosome 7, bAptMan1.hap1, whole genome shotgun sequence encodes:
- the LOC106497804 gene encoding insulin receptor-related protein-like, producing MIVPNLEHDETERASMEALLEHLENYRSTLGSDLDKLHEIMSQFSPICEEDIIRGYLDSKGKFKRSDPPNVFPDMCEDRVEQKDDCLCELVSFRMNHMTKTALHALEHENILPVKEITNYFPMTTTLISQPLGGNRTSLKQVAASPGMDDGKLLTCLEQVASAMEYLHSKRIIHCDLQCNYIYINSGHKCPEVMAKVGRWGRAVCLPHPGTDDNLFEPYVRKVMPADAAKWAAPEVRNDGLYSRASDVFSFGIVIWEALTAQLTNLHMFKPLKPFHSLNFREVLKFTELGNIPGDFGFPKLARLIECMKACWNHNPTKRPAFSAILEVIKAEKPTARDCKAARLAAMPSTADTEDYDSVYFSSEAAEEDSYSHIYSTVAESDPDLPQAEDNVSGHGDVPRVQLLAEKALYFCKQDKWGQMVNEFEEKRGIDRSPATIKETDWYIDTGINWH from the exons ATGATAGTCCCTAACTTGGAGCATGATGAGACAGAGCGCGCATCCATGGAGGCATTGTTAGAGCACTTGGAAAACTACAGGAGTACCCTGG ggtCAGATCTGGACAAGCTGCATGAGATAATGAGTCAATTCTCTCCCATCTGCGAGGAAGATATTATAAGG GGCTACCTTGACAGCAAAG GCAAATTCAAAAGGAGTGATCCACCAAATGTATTTCCAGACATGTGTGAAGACCGTGTTGAGCAGAAG GATGACTGCTTATGTGAGTTGGTGTCATTCAGAATGAATCATATGACCAAGACAGCCCTGCATGCATTAGAACATGAGAACATACTGCCAGTAAAAGAAATCACGAACTACTTCCCCATGACCACCACACTG ATCTCTCAGCCTCTTGGTGGCAACAGGACGTCCCTAAAGCAGGTTGCTGCAAGTCCTGGCATGGACGATGGCAAGCTTCTCACTTGCCTGGAGCAGGTTGCTTCTGCCATGGAGTATCTTCATTCCAAAAGGATCATACACTGCGACCTGCAGTGCAATTACATTTACATTAATTCTGGTCACAAGTGCCCAGAG GTGATGGCAAAAGTTGGTCGTTGGGGAAGAGCAGTCTGTCTGCCACATCCAGGGACAGATGACAACCTCTTTGAGCCATATGTGCGCAAAGTTATGCCAGCTGATGCAGCCAAGTG GGCTGCCCCAGAGGTGAGAAATGATGGGCTCTATTCCCGAGCATCAGATGTCTTTAGTTTTGGGATTGTGATATGGGAAGCTTTAACAGCACAGTTGACCAACCTGCACATGTTCAAACCACTGAAACCTTTCCACTCACTGAACTTCAGGGAG GTTCTAAAATTCACGGAGTTAGGAAATATCCCTGGTGATTTCGGCTTTCCAAAGCTCGCCAGACTGATTGAGTGCATGAAGGCCTGTTGGAATCACAACCCCACCAAGAGACCTGCATTCTCGGCCATATTAGAGGTGATCAAAGCGGAAAAACCAACAGCCAG GGACTGCAAGGCTGCTAGGCTCGCAGCAATGCCTTCTACTGCAGACACGGAGGACTACGACTCTGTTTACTTCAGCAGTGAAGCTGCAGAGGAGGACTCCTACAGCCATATTTACAGCACAGTTGCAGAGTCTGATCCTGATCTCCCGCAGGCTGAAGACAATGTATCAGGCCATGGTGATGTCCCCCGGGTCCAGCTGTTAGCAGAGAAGGCTCTTTATTTCTGCAAGCAAGACAAATGGGGACAGATGGTTAATGAGtttgaggaaaaaagaggaaTAGACAGGAGTCCAGCCACTATCAAGGAGACTGACTGGTATATTGATACTGGCATTaattggcattaa